The genomic window atctcttctccttctcctgctTCCTCACACTCCCACCTACTCTCTCACTCTCCCACTCTCCCACTCTCTCACtctcacacacacacactctCTCCCCCCCTCCCCCCCTCTCCCATTGTCCTCCCACAGTGCGAGATACCCCTCCGTTACCACGCTCCCTCTACTACTTGCATTGGTTTGCGAGTACGTGTGTGATTGTGTCAGACGCTTCGTTTCCCAGCTGCTGCTTTCCTCCCCGCACCGGCACGTAATCGAACCGCTGTTGGATGCTCGAGTACTGAGAATTGTACGCCGGCTCCACTCCGCATCCCACCACCCACCGCATTAGTACTTGATTGCTTGTCTGTCCGGACGCTCCCACCGGTCAGCCACACTTTCCAGCCGTGCAGCGTTACAGAGTCGCACGATTGCAGAATTCTTCTACAGCAGCTCCGTGGTGCTTCTCGCCTCCCCGAGAAGATAATTTTTCGCCTTCctgagaagaagaagctgcgCATCCATCGCCAGACACTAGGCCGAGCTCCAGCTCCCTGGTTGTAGATAATCGCCCCCACCGAGCCAGACACCGGACgccagacgcagacgcagacgcagacgcagacgcccCATCCGGCGCTCACCCACGCAGTTCCTCCACACGCACCTCGCAGCGGCCGGGGATCACAACAACAAACAATGGCGAGCGCTGCACACCACGGCGCCACCGGCAGCGATGCCAATGGCGCGCCGAGCAGCTACGCCGCGCAGTTTGAGCTGGCGCCACACTTCATCGGCGGCAACCAACTGAGCGCCGCAGCCCCGGGCAAGGTCAAGGACTTTGTCGCGGCCAACGACGGCCACACGGTCATCACCAACGTGCTGATTGCCAACAACGGCATTGCGGCCGTCAAGGAGATCCGCAGCGTGCGCAAGTGGGCGTACGAGACGTTTGGCGACGAGCGCGCCATCCAGTTCACCGTCATGGCCACGCCCGAGGACCTGCAGGCCAACGCAGAGTACATCCGCATGGCCGACCAGTACGTCGAGGTGCCAGGCGgcaccaacaacaacaactacGCCAACGTCGAGCTCATCGTCGACGTGGCCGAGCGCATGAACGTCCATGCGGTATGGGCTGGGTGGTGAGTATCCCAACGAGCACCCTCGAGTATCCTCAGCGCTCACCAATTCACAGGGGACACGCCTCGGAGAACCCAAAGCTGCCCGAGTCGCTCGCAGCCAGCCCCAAGAAGATTGTCTTCATCGGCCCGCCCGGCTCGGCCATGCGCTCGCTCGGCGACAAGATCTCGTCGACCATTGTCGCCCAGCACGCCCAAGTCCCCTGCATCCCCTGGTCCGGCACGGGCGTCaacgaggtcgaggtcgacaGCCAGGGCATCGTCACCGTCCGCGATGAAATCTACGAAAAGGGCTGCACCAAGTCGTGGCAGGAGGGCCTCGAGGCCGCCCGCAAGATCGGCTTCCCCGTCATGGTCAAGGCGTCCgaaggcggcggcggcaagGGCATCCGCAAGGTCGAGCGCGAGGACGAGTTCGAGCAGCTGTACAAGGCCGCCGCCTCGGAGATCCCCGGCTCGCCCATCTTCATCATGAAGCTCGCCGGCAGCGCCCGCCACCTCGAGGTCCAGCTGCTGGCCGACCAGTACGGCAACAACATCTCGCTCTTCGGCCGCGACTGCTCCGTCCAGCGCCGCCACCAGAAGATCATCGAGGAGGCCCCCGTCACCGTCGCCGGCTCCAAGACGTTCCAGGAGATGGAAAAGGCCGCCGTCTCCCTGGGCCGCCTCGTCGGCTACGTGTCCGCCGGTACCGTCGAGTACCTGTACTCGCACGCCGACGACAAGTTCTACTTCCTCGAGCTGAACCCGCGTCTGCAGGTCGAGCACCCCACTACCGAGATGGTCACGGGCGTCAACCTGCCCGCCGCCCAGCTGCAGATCGCCATGGGCCTGCCCCTGCACCGCGTGCGCGACATCCGCCTGCTGTACGGCGCCGACCCCCACACCAGCTCGCCCATCGACTTTGAGTTCTCCACCGCCGGCAGCGCCCAGAACCAGCGCCGCCCCACCCCCAAGGGCCACTGCACCGCCTGCCGCATCACCTCCGAGGACCCGGACGAGGGCTTCAAGCCGTCCGGCGGCACCATCCACGACCTCAACTTCAGGAGTAGCTCCAACGTCTGGGGCTACTTCTCCGTCAGCTCTGCCGGTGGCATCCACAGCTTCTCCGACTCGCAGTTCGGCCACATCTTCGCCTACGGTGAGAACCGCCAGGCCTCACGGAAGCACATGGTCGTGGCCCTCAAGGAGCTGAGCATCCGCGGTGACTTCCGCACCACCGTCGAGTACCTCATCAAGCTACTCGAGACCCCTGCCTTCGAGGAcaacaccatcaccaccgGCTGGCTCGACGAGCTCATCACCAAGAAGCTGACGGCTGAGCGCCCCGACCCCATGATCGCCGTCATCTCCGGCGCCGTTACAAAAGCCCACGTTGCCTCCGAGGCGTGCATCAGCGAGTACAAGACCAGTCTCGAGAAGGGTCAGGTCCCGTCCAAGGACGTCCTGAAGACCGTGTTTCCAATCGACTTCATCTACGAGGGCTTCCGCTACAAGTTCACAGCGACACGGTCCACCCTCGACAGCTTCACCCTCTTCATCAACGGCTCCAAGGTGTCTGTTGGCCTCCGCGCGCTCGCCGACGGTGGTCTCCTGATTCTCCTCGGCGGAAAGTCGCACAACGTCTACTGGAAGGAGGAGGTCGGTGCTACCCGCCTCTCCGTCGACGGCAAGACCTGCCTTCTCGAGCAGGAGAACGACCCCACGCAGCTCCGCACACCCTCTCCTGGTAAGCTCGTCAAGTTCACTGTGGAGAACGGCGACCACATTGCCAAGGGCCAGCCTTTCGCCGAGGTCGAGGTCATGAAGATGTACATGCCTCTGATCGCTCAAGAGGACGGTATCGTCAACCTGATCAAGCAGCCGGGTGCTACTCTTGAGGCTGGTGACATTCTCGGTGTCCTAGCGCTCGATGACCCGTCCAAGGTCAAGTCGGCCCAGAACTTCTTAGGCCTTCTTCCCGACATGGGCATGCCTCAGGTCATGGGTAGCAAGCCCCCGCAGAGGGTCGCGTACCTGTCTGGTGTCCTTCAGAACATTCTCCAGGGTTTCGACAACCAGGTCATCATGCAGAGCACCCTCAAGGAGCTCGTCGAGGTCCTCCGCGACCCCGAGCTGCCGTACGGTGAGTGGAACGCCCAAGCTTCTGCGCTCCACGCGCGTATGCCGCAGAAGCTTGACATCACGCTCGGCCAGATCGTCGAGAAGGCTCACAGCCGTCAACTGGAGTTCCCCAGCAAGCAGCTCAGCAAGGCTTTCGACAAGTTCCTGGCTGAGAACGTTGCCAAGGGTGACGCTGATCTTCTCAAGGCTGGTCTGGCTCCTCTTCTGGACGTCATCAGCCGCTACTCCGAGGGCCTCAAGGCTCACGAGTACAGCGTTGTGCTCCAGTACCTCGAGCAGTACTGGGCCACCGAGCGCCTCTTCTCTTCCCGCAACTCGCGAGATGAGGAGGTCATCCTCAAGCTGCGTGACGAGAACCGCGATAACATCGCCAGCGTCGTCCATACTGTCCTTTCTCACACTCGTGTTAGCGCCAAGAACAACCTTGTCATTGCTATTCTCGACCTCTACCGCCCCAACAGGCCCGGTGTCGGCAACATTGCCAAGTACTTCAAGGACACACTGAAGAAGCTCACTGAGCTCGAGTCGAGGCAAACCGCCAAGGTGTCGCTCAAGGCCCGTGAGGTCCTCATCCAGTGCGCCATGCCTTCTCTTGAGGAGCGTACTGCGCAGATGGAGCACATCCTGCGCTCCGCCGTCGTCGAGTCGCGCTACGGCGAGAGCGGTTGGGACCACCGTGAGCCCAACTTCGAGGTCATCAAGGAGGTTGTAGACTCCAGGTACACTGTCTTCGACGTCCTGACCCAATTCTTCGTTCACCAGGACCCGTGGGTTGCTCTGGCTGCCCTGGAGGTGTACACTCGTCGCGCTTACCGTGCGTACCAGCTCCAGAACATCAACTACCACAACGAGGGCGAGCAGCAGTGTCTGCTCTCTTGGGACTTTGTGCTCCGCAAGGTTGGCGAGGCAGAGTACGGTCTTGCTGTCGAGCCGTCTGAGCCCGGCACACCAAGCACCCCTGCCTTCGAGCGCCCGCCCCGCATCCACTCCATGAGCGATCTGTCTGCGTGGAACGCTCGCTTCGAAAACGAGCCCTCTAGGAAGGGTGTCGTTGCTCCCGTCGAGTACCTTGACGATGCGGATGAGTCTCTCGCCAAGGCTCTTGAGCTGTTCCCCTCTGTCGGCGCCTATAAGAAGGGCGGCGTCAGTCTGAAGGACGGTTTGTCGCTCAAGCGCACTCCTACCAGCGGCGTCAATGCGCCCAAGCAGAACACCGACGAGCTTACTGGTGTTTTGAACGTCGCTGTGCGCGACATTGAGGGTGTCAACGACGAGGAGATCCTCGAACGCATTCTGCCCATTGTCGAGGAGTACAAGGAGGAGCTCCTCGCCCGCCGCATTCGCCGTCTCACTTTCATCTGTGGTCACAAGGACGGAACGTACCCCGGCTACTACACTTTCCGCGGACCCAGCTACGAGGAAGACGACAGTATCCGTCACGTCGAGCCTGCTCTTGCCTTCCAGCTCGAGCTTGGGAGACTGTCCAAGTTCAACATCAAGCCCGTCTTCACTGAGAACCGCAACATCCACATCTACGAGGCTGTTGGCAAGGGCGCTGAGAGTGACAAGCGCTACTTCTTGCGCGCTGTAGTCCGTTCCGGACGTCTTCGGGAAGAGATTCCCACCGCCGAGTACATGGTCTCTGAGACTGACAGGTTGATGACTGACATTCTGGATGCTCTCGAGATCGTCGGCACCTCGCAGGCTGACATGAACCACATCTTCATCAACTTTTCTCACGTCTTCCCGCTCAACCCTACGGAGGTCGAGGAGGCCATTGGTGGTTTCTTGGAGCGCTTCGGCCGCAGGCTCTGGCGTCTCCGTGTGACTGGTGCTGAGATCCGCATTATCGTCACTGACCCTCAGACCGGCATTCCCTACCCTCTCCGCGTCATCATCACCAACACCTCAGGATACGTCATCCAGGTTGAGATGTACGCGGAGCGCAAGTCTGAGAAGGCGGGCAAGTGGCTCTTCCACAGCATCGGTGGCACAACCAAGATTGGCGCGCTCCACCTCCAGCCGGTCACCACCGCTTACCCTACTAAGGGTGCTCTGCAGCCCAAGAGGTACAAAGCTCATCTCATGGGAACTCAGTACGTCTACGACTTTCCCGAGCTCTTCCGCCAGGCCACCGAGAACAGCTGGACCGCAGCAATCGCCAAGCACGCTTACCTGCGTGACAAGCAGCCGCCCAAGGGTGACTGCGTTGAGTACTTCGAGTTGGTGctcgacgacaacgacaacctGGCTGAAGTCAACCGCGACCCTGGCAACAACATCATTGGCATGGTTGGTTGGATCGTCACAGCCAAGACACCCGAGTACCCTCGTGGCCGCCGCTTCATCATCATCGCCAACGACATCACCTTTAAGATTGGTTCTTTCGGTCCTCAGGAAGACAAGTTCTTCCACAAGTGCTCTGAGCTCGCACGTAAGCTCGGCATTCCTCGAATCTACCTCTCGGCCAACTCTGGTGCCCGTATTGGTCTAGCCGAGGAGCTGATCCCTCACTTCTCGGTTGCCTGGAAGGACGCCGACAGGCCCGAGGCTGGCTTCGACTACCTCTACCTCACCCCTGAGAAGTACCAGCACTTTGTTGATGGCAAGCGCAACGACGTCATCTGCGAGAAGGTCGAAGAGTCCGGTGAGACACGATACAAGATCACCACCATCATTGGTCAGGAGGACGGTCTTGGTGTGGAGTCGCTTCGTGGCTCTGGTCTCATTGCTGGTGAGACTTCGAGGGCTTACGAGGACATTTTCACCATCACTTTGGTGACTTGCCGCTCTGTTGGTAAGCATCCCGCATCCCTATAAGCTGAACTGTATGCTAACTATGTCAGGTATCGGTGCCTACCTCGTCCGTCTTGGTCAACGTGCTATCCAGATTGAGGGCCAGCCCATTATCCTCACTGGTGCTCAGGCTATCAACAAGCTGCTGGGTCGCGAAGTCTACACGTCCAACCTCCAGCTCGGTGGCACCCAGATCATGTACAGGAACGGTGTTTCCCACATGACCGCCGATGACGACTTCGAGGGTGTTTCCAAGATTGTCAAGTGGATGTCGTATGTGCCTGACAAGAAGGGCAGCCCTGTTCCTATCTCACCTACGGCTGACGACTGGGACCGCGATGTCACCTACTTCCCGCCCAACAAGGCTGCCTACGACGTCAGGCATCTCATTGCTGGAAAGGAAGACGCGGACGGCTTCCTGTCTGGTCTCTTTGATCGCGGCTCTTTCGAGGAGAGCCTCGGTGGATGGGCCAAGACTGTTGTTGTTGGTCGTGCGCGTCTCGGTGGCATTCCTGTGGGTGTCATTGGTGTGGAGACTCGCTCGGTCGAGAATGTCACGCCTGCCGATCCTGCCAACCCCGACTCCATTGAGCAAGTCACGTCCGAGGCTGGTGGTGTGTGGTACCCCAACTCGGCCTTCAAGACCGCTCAGGCCATCAAGGATTTCAACAATGGTGAGCAGTTGCCTCTGATGATCCTCGCCAACTGGCGTGGTTTCTCTGGTGGCCAGCGCGATATGTACAACGAGGTCCTCAAGTACGGTTCGTACATTGTTGACGCTCTCGTCAAGTTCGAGCAGCCCATCTTCGTCTACATTCCACCCTACGGCGAACTCCGTGGTGGATCCTGGGTCGTCGTCGACCCCACCATCAACCCACAGTACATGGAGATGTACGCCGATGTGGACTCGCGCGGAGGTGTCCTCGAGCCTGAGGGTATCGTGGGCATCAAGTACCGCCGTGAACGCCAGCTCGAGACCATGGCCCGCAACGACCCCACATACGGCGCCCTGAAGCGCAAGCTGAACGACCCCGCCACAGCCCAGGACCAGTTGCAGTCCATCAAGGCTGAGATGACAAAGCGCGAagaactgctgctgcccATCTACGGCCAAATTGCGATCCAGTTCGCCGACTTGCACGACCGCTCCGGCCGCATGGAGGCCAAGGGCGTCATTCGCCAGGCGTTGCGCTGGCAGAACGCGAGGAGGTTCTTCTACTGGCGTCTCCGCCGCAGATTGAACGAGGAGTATATTCTCAAGAAGCTCGCGTCGGCCGCCTCACCCAGCCAAGAGAACCCCAAGCCCGACGCCGTCACACGCGCAACGAGCATGGAGATGCTCAAGGCGTGGAGTCAGGTTCCGCAGTTCGAGAACGACGACATGAGCGTCGCGACATGGTACGAGGAGAACCGCAAGACGGTGCACGAGCGCGTCGAGAAGCTTAAGACGGACGGCATCGCACTGGAGATTGCCAACCTGATGCGCAGGGACCGCGAAGGCGGCCTCAAGGGCGTCGTTAGCCTGCTCAGCACCCTGCCTACAggcgagaaggaggaggTGCTCAAGATGCTGAACCGGG from Ascochyta rabiei chromosome 2, complete sequence includes these protein-coding regions:
- a CDS encoding acetyl-coenzyme-A carboxylase, with amino-acid sequence MASAAHHGATGSDANGAPSSYAAQFELAPHFIGGNQLSAAAPGKVKDFVAANDGHTVITNVLIANNGIAAVKEIRSVRKWAYETFGDERAIQFTVMATPEDLQANAEYIRMADQYVEVPGGTNNNNYANVELIVDVAERMNVHAVWAGWGHASENPKLPESLAASPKKIVFIGPPGSAMRSLGDKISSTIVAQHAQVPCIPWSGTGVNEVEVDSQGIVTVRDEIYEKGCTKSWQEGLEAARKIGFPVMVKASEGGGGKGIRKVEREDEFEQLYKAAASEIPGSPIFIMKLAGSARHLEVQLLADQYGNNISLFGRDCSVQRRHQKIIEEAPVTVAGSKTFQEMEKAAVSLGRLVGYVSAGTVEYLYSHADDKFYFLELNPRLQVEHPTTEMVTGVNLPAAQLQIAMGLPLHRVRDIRLLYGADPHTSSPIDFEFSTAGSAQNQRRPTPKGHCTACRITSEDPDEGFKPSGGTIHDLNFRSSSNVWGYFSVSSAGGIHSFSDSQFGHIFAYGENRQASRKHMVVALKELSIRGDFRTTVEYLIKLLETPAFEDNTITTGWLDELITKKLTAERPDPMIAVISGAVTKAHVASEACISEYKTSLEKGQVPSKDVLKTVFPIDFIYEGFRYKFTATRSTLDSFTLFINGSKVSVGLRALADGGLLILLGGKSHNVYWKEEVGATRLSVDGKTCLLEQENDPTQLRTPSPGKLVKFTVENGDHIAKGQPFAEVEVMKMYMPLIAQEDGIVNLIKQPGATLEAGDILGVLALDDPSKVKSAQNFLGLLPDMGMPQVMGSKPPQRVAYLSGVLQNILQGFDNQVIMQSTLKELVEVLRDPELPYGEWNAQASALHARMPQKLDITLGQIVEKAHSRQLEFPSKQLSKAFDKFLAENVAKGDADLLKAGLAPLLDVISRYSEGLKAHEYSVVLQYLEQYWATERLFSSRNSRDEEVILKLRDENRDNIASVVHTVLSHTRVSAKNNLVIAILDLYRPNRPGVGNIAKYFKDTLKKLTELESRQTAKVSLKAREVLIQCAMPSLEERTAQMEHILRSAVVESRYGESGWDHREPNFEVIKEVVDSRYTVFDVLTQFFVHQDPWVALAALEVYTRRAYRAYQLQNINYHNEGEQQCLLSWDFVLRKVGEAEYGLAVEPSEPGTPSTPAFERPPRIHSMSDLSAWNARFENEPSRKGVVAPVEYLDDADESLAKALELFPSVGAYKKGGVSLKDGLSLKRTPTSGVNAPKQNTDELTGVLNVAVRDIEGVNDEEILERILPIVEEYKEELLARRIRRLTFICGHKDGTYPGYYTFRGPSYEEDDSIRHVEPALAFQLELGRLSKFNIKPVFTENRNIHIYEAVGKGAESDKRYFLRAVVRSGRLREEIPTAEYMVSETDRLMTDILDALEIVGTSQADMNHIFINFSHVFPLNPTEVEEAIGGFLERFGRRLWRLRVTGAEIRIIVTDPQTGIPYPLRVIITNTSGYVIQVEMYAERKSEKAGKWLFHSIGGTTKIGALHLQPVTTAYPTKGALQPKRYKAHLMGTQYVYDFPELFRQATENSWTAAIAKHAYLRDKQPPKGDCVEYFELVLDDNDNLAEVNRDPGNNIIGMVGWIVTAKTPEYPRGRRFIIIANDITFKIGSFGPQEDKFFHKCSELARKLGIPRIYLSANSGARIGLAEELIPHFSVAWKDADRPEAGFDYLYLTPEKYQHFVDGKRNDVICEKVEESGETRYKITTIIGQEDGLGVESLRGSGLIAGETSRAYEDIFTITLVTCRSVGIGAYLVRLGQRAIQIEGQPIILTGAQAINKLLGREVYTSNLQLGGTQIMYRNGVSHMTADDDFEGVSKIVKWMSYVPDKKGSPVPISPTADDWDRDVTYFPPNKAAYDVRHLIAGKEDADGFLSGLFDRGSFEESLGGWAKTVVVGRARLGGIPVGVIGVETRSVENVTPADPANPDSIEQVTSEAGGVWYPNSAFKTAQAIKDFNNGEQLPLMILANWRGFSGGQRDMYNEVLKYGSYIVDALVKFEQPIFVYIPPYGELRGGSWVVVDPTINPQYMEMYADVDSRGGVLEPEGIVGIKYRRERQLETMARNDPTYGALKRKLNDPATAQDQLQSIKAEMTKREELLLPIYGQIAIQFADLHDRSGRMEAKGVIRQALRWQNARRFFYWRLRRRLNEEYILKKLASAASPSQENPKPDAVTRATSMEMLKAWSQVPQFENDDMSVATWYEENRKTVHERVEKLKTDGIALEIANLMRRDREGGLKGVVSLLSTLPTGEKEEVLKMLNRA